In one Haloplanus salinus genomic region, the following are encoded:
- a CDS encoding SRPBCC family protein, whose translation MREVEVSRFVRAPPRAVERVLTPATVVESEGSFTVRDVTDGEDGTLVTAGARGLELTLRFEERPDGLHYTQAGSAGPFDAMTTDLTVAAEDEGTRVTARSAVSLGLPVPALTDRIATWKRQGELKRLLDALAAAT comes from the coding sequence ATGCGCGAGGTGGAAGTCTCACGGTTCGTCCGGGCACCGCCGAGGGCGGTCGAACGCGTCCTGACGCCCGCCACGGTGGTCGAGAGCGAGGGTAGCTTCACCGTCCGCGACGTGACCGACGGCGAGGACGGGACGCTCGTCACCGCCGGCGCGCGGGGGCTGGAACTCACGCTCAGATTCGAGGAGCGACCGGACGGCCTCCACTACACGCAGGCGGGGTCGGCGGGGCCGTTCGACGCCATGACGACCGATCTGACCGTCGCGGCGGAGGACGAGGGAACACGCGTCACTGCGCGGTCGGCGGTGAGCCTCGGCCTCCCCGTCCCGGCGCTGACCGATCGGATCGCGACGTGGAAACGACAGGGTGAGCTAAAGCGGTTACTCGACGCGCTGGCGGCGGCGACCTGA
- a CDS encoding zinc-ribbon domain-containing protein, translated as MGLLSTITDTLKASSSSSNRGSGAGESKGAYWCHDCRERRLDTDVDGDDAPACPACGDEMEFERSPGSTGCAC; from the coding sequence ATGGGACTGTTGAGCACGATCACGGATACGCTGAAAGCCTCCTCCTCGTCGTCGAACCGGGGGAGCGGTGCGGGCGAGTCGAAGGGTGCGTACTGGTGTCACGACTGTCGCGAACGGCGCCTCGACACCGACGTCGACGGCGACGACGCGCCGGCGTGTCCGGCCTGTGGCGACGAGATGGAGTTCGAGCGCTCGCCCGGGTCGACCGGGTGCGCCTGTTAA
- a CDS encoding ArsA family ATPase — MDRFVFFGGKGGVGKTTMSSAYGLKCARGGLETLVVSTDPAHSTADVFDQEFSDDPRSVDGVEGLSVMEIDPDEELERHLMETKRALGDQVSPAMVNEIDRQIEMAHQTPGAYEAALFDRFIDVMRDPAPYDRIVFDTSPTGGTLRLLSLPEFLEGWVDRLLHKRKQSVKLYERAAIGNQEPRRLMDGDPIIARLQERKESFEFAKETLQDGAAFFLVVNPDELSIRETRRAVDGLADHGLRVEGLAVNKLTPSPDDDEAGRGARYLRDRVATERERLDELHETFEQPVVAAVETRVREVKGSLLDEVAAELDVGV, encoded by the coding sequence ATGGACCGCTTCGTCTTCTTCGGCGGCAAGGGCGGCGTCGGCAAGACGACCATGTCGAGCGCCTACGGCCTGAAGTGTGCCCGCGGCGGGCTGGAGACGCTGGTCGTCTCGACCGACCCCGCACACAGCACCGCCGACGTGTTCGACCAGGAGTTCTCCGACGATCCCCGATCGGTCGATGGGGTCGAGGGGCTGAGCGTCATGGAGATCGATCCGGACGAGGAGCTCGAACGACACCTGATGGAGACGAAACGCGCCCTCGGCGACCAGGTGAGCCCGGCGATGGTCAACGAGATCGACCGACAGATCGAGATGGCCCACCAGACGCCGGGGGCGTACGAGGCGGCGCTGTTCGACCGCTTCATCGACGTGATGCGGGATCCCGCGCCCTACGACCGGATCGTCTTCGACACGTCGCCGACGGGTGGGACCCTGCGGCTCCTGAGCCTCCCCGAGTTCCTGGAAGGGTGGGTCGATCGGCTCCTCCACAAGCGTAAACAGAGCGTCAAGCTGTACGAACGGGCTGCCATCGGCAACCAGGAACCCCGGCGGCTGATGGACGGCGACCCCATCATCGCCCGCCTACAGGAGCGCAAGGAGAGCTTCGAGTTCGCGAAGGAGACCCTGCAGGATGGGGCCGCGTTCTTCCTCGTCGTCAACCCCGACGAACTGTCGATCCGGGAGACGCGACGGGCGGTCGACGGCCTCGCGGACCACGGCCTCCGGGTCGAGGGGTTGGCGGTGAACAAACTGACGCCGTCGCCGGACGACGACGAGGCGGGACGCGGCGCCCGGTATCTCCGCGACCGGGTGGCGACCGAGCGGGAGCGCCTCGACGAACTCCACGAGACGTTCGAGCAGCCGGTGGTCGCGGCGGTGGAGACGCGCGTCCGGGAAGTTAAAGGGTCGCTGCTCGACGAGGTGGCCGCCGAACTCGACGTGGGAGTCTGA
- a CDS encoding zinc ribbon domain-containing protein: MSLVDSLKRVFTAGERIVYRCDACGATFRTDPDTDEPTCSKCDSAEVRQINRV, translated from the coding sequence ATGTCACTCGTAGACAGTCTGAAACGGGTGTTCACCGCCGGCGAACGCATCGTCTATCGGTGCGACGCGTGTGGGGCGACGTTCCGTACCGACCCGGACACCGACGAGCCGACGTGCTCGAAATGCGACTCGGCCGAGGTGCGGCAGATCAACCGCGTGTAG
- a CDS encoding DUF7546 family protein, with product MSEAYGPLARVRRLLLAETAAIRWWSLVLAAELALVTAYLAVTPTVTVVEPRYVVYPFLWINVGVWAMVRTKTPSVGRRQWAVATAVAVGYLLVLFVAAGTLQLGITDPLNGGAVASIHWNVPGLGPIVVYGTPRVRLSIIPFKVLGYIAMTYLVYARLLDATRAVLSGVLGLVSCVGCTFSILFPLLGATALFGSTLTGLAWDLSTAVFLFTVALLYWADEVGVAVSRRLPG from the coding sequence GTGAGCGAAGCCTACGGGCCGCTCGCGCGGGTTCGTCGCCTCCTCCTCGCGGAGACGGCCGCCATCCGGTGGTGGAGCCTCGTCCTCGCCGCCGAACTCGCCCTCGTCACTGCGTACCTCGCCGTCACCCCGACTGTGACAGTCGTCGAACCGCGCTACGTCGTGTATCCGTTCCTCTGGATCAACGTCGGCGTCTGGGCGATGGTTCGGACGAAGACGCCGAGTGTCGGCCGTCGGCAGTGGGCCGTGGCGACCGCCGTGGCTGTCGGCTATCTGCTGGTCCTGTTCGTCGCGGCCGGCACCCTCCAACTCGGGATCACCGACCCGCTCAACGGTGGTGCGGTGGCCTCGATTCACTGGAACGTTCCCGGGTTGGGTCCGATCGTCGTCTACGGCACGCCGCGGGTCCGCCTCTCGATCATTCCGTTCAAAGTGCTGGGCTACATCGCCATGACCTACCTCGTCTACGCCCGCCTGCTCGACGCGACGCGGGCGGTGCTCTCGGGCGTTCTCGGCCTCGTCTCCTGTGTCGGCTGTACGTTCTCCATCCTCTTTCCCCTGCTCGGCGCCACCGCGCTGTTCGGCTCGACGCTAACCGGTCTCGCCTGGGACCTCTCGACTGCCGTCTTCCTGTTTACCGTCGCCCTGCTCTACTGGGCGGACGAGGTGGGCGTCGCCGTCTCGCGGCGGCTCCCCGGCTAA
- a CDS encoding phosphoglucomutase/phosphomannomutase family protein → MDAISFGTDGWRARLDAFTDERVRMVGQAVADHLADAGHEAPVAVGYDARATSEGFAESLADVLAANGFDVLLPERDCPTPLIAWAVVDRGLSGALMITASHNPPEYNGVKFIPGNGAPALPEVTDDIESRLAEPRADGPRGSVERVDVVTPHAEQVRSLVAPDCEGLTVVYDAMHGSGRGVTDALLETAGATVIRRRCDHDTSFGDTPPEPSAEHLAGLVDAVGRHDADLGVANDGDADRLAIVTPERGFLDENLFFAAVYDELLDDGSGPAVRTVSTTFLIDRIAATHGEDVIETAVGFKWVAEAMIDADALMGGEESGGFSIRGHVPEKDGVLMAALAADAAAAEPLDDRVDRLLDEHGDIVADKVSVDCPDERKAGVIDALGDAIPDRVAGEAVEDVVTLDGFKLLLTDGSWLLVRPSGTEPKMRVYAEAGSRERVDELLDKGRALVAGVV, encoded by the coding sequence ATGGACGCCATCTCCTTCGGCACCGACGGGTGGCGCGCCCGTCTCGACGCCTTCACCGACGAGCGGGTGCGGATGGTCGGACAGGCCGTCGCGGACCACCTCGCCGACGCCGGTCACGAGGCTCCGGTCGCCGTCGGCTACGACGCGCGAGCCACCTCCGAGGGGTTCGCGGAGTCGCTCGCGGACGTGTTGGCGGCCAACGGCTTCGACGTCCTCCTGCCGGAGCGGGACTGCCCGACGCCGCTAATCGCGTGGGCCGTCGTCGACCGCGGCCTTTCGGGGGCGCTGATGATCACCGCCTCCCACAACCCGCCCGAGTACAACGGCGTGAAGTTCATCCCGGGGAACGGCGCGCCGGCGCTCCCCGAGGTGACCGACGACATCGAGTCGCGACTCGCCGAACCGCGTGCGGACGGCCCCCGCGGCTCCGTCGAACGCGTCGACGTCGTGACCCCCCACGCGGAGCAGGTCCGGTCCCTCGTCGCCCCCGACTGCGAGGGCTTGACCGTCGTCTACGACGCCATGCACGGGAGCGGGCGCGGGGTCACCGACGCCCTCCTCGAAACCGCGGGGGCGACGGTGATCCGGCGGCGCTGTGACCACGACACATCGTTCGGCGACACGCCCCCGGAGCCGAGCGCCGAGCATCTCGCGGGGCTCGTCGACGCCGTGGGGCGCCACGACGCCGACCTGGGGGTCGCGAACGACGGCGACGCCGACCGCCTCGCCATCGTCACGCCGGAGCGGGGCTTCCTCGACGAGAACCTGTTTTTCGCCGCCGTCTACGACGAACTGCTCGACGACGGCTCCGGACCCGCAGTGCGAACCGTCTCGACCACGTTCCTGATCGACCGGATCGCGGCCACTCACGGCGAAGACGTGATCGAGACGGCGGTCGGGTTCAAGTGGGTCGCGGAGGCGATGATCGACGCGGACGCGCTGATGGGCGGCGAGGAGTCCGGCGGCTTCTCCATCCGCGGGCACGTCCCCGAGAAGGACGGCGTGTTGATGGCGGCGCTCGCGGCCGACGCCGCGGCGGCCGAACCGCTCGACGACCGCGTGGACCGCCTCCTCGACGAACACGGCGACATCGTCGCCGACAAGGTGAGCGTGGACTGTCCGGACGAGCGTAAGGCGGGCGTGATCGACGCCCTCGGCGACGCCATCCCCGACCGCGTGGCCGGCGAAGCGGTCGAGGACGTCGTCACGCTCGACGGGTTCAAACTCCTCCTGACCGATGGCTCGTGGCTCCTCGTCAGACCCAGCGGCACCGAGCCGAAGATGCGCGTGTACGCCGAGGCCGGGAGCCGCGAGCGCGTCGACGAGCTGCTCGACAAGGGGCGGGCGCTGGTCGCCGGGGTGGTCTAA
- the samp2 gene encoding ubiquitin-like small modifier protein SAMP2 codes for MPTVRAEVVGEGTRDLALDADATYGDVLAALDFSPHEATVLVDGVPVPEDRPVDADAVRVLRLVKGGAVDGWAVQVRVAGPNDHLDVMRILDGAMLAVDADAVRGRIGDGEVLVATRRRDDGDAVGPPVGALVRDGDRVRAVATKRRHRNRGVGSALIAAALEARGRLVAAFDPDVCPFYESLGFDIEAAGDGDERLRGTLAGEPPRDGDAHLVRPVEQGDGKQEDGSREVPGETG; via the coding sequence ATGCCCACGGTTCGCGCCGAGGTGGTCGGCGAGGGGACGCGGGACCTCGCCCTCGACGCCGACGCCACCTACGGCGACGTGCTCGCCGCCCTCGATTTTAGCCCCCACGAGGCGACGGTCCTCGTCGACGGGGTGCCCGTCCCCGAGGACCGCCCGGTCGACGCCGACGCGGTGCGTGTCCTCCGACTCGTGAAGGGGGGTGCGGTCGACGGGTGGGCGGTCCAGGTCCGCGTCGCCGGCCCCAACGACCACCTCGACGTGATGCGGATTCTCGACGGCGCGATGCTCGCCGTCGACGCCGACGCGGTGCGCGGACGAATCGGCGACGGCGAGGTGCTGGTGGCGACTCGACGTCGCGACGACGGCGACGCCGTCGGTCCCCCCGTCGGCGCCCTCGTCCGCGACGGCGACCGGGTACGGGCGGTGGCGACCAAGCGCCGCCACCGAAACCGGGGGGTTGGAAGCGCGTTGATCGCCGCGGCCCTGGAGGCGCGTGGCCGCCTCGTCGCCGCGTTCGATCCCGACGTGTGCCCGTTCTACGAGTCGCTGGGGTTCGATATCGAGGCGGCCGGGGACGGCGACGAACGCCTTCGCGGGACGTTAGCCGGGGAGCCGCCGCGAGACGGCGACGCCCACCTCGTCCGCCCAGTAGAGCAGGGCGACGGTAAACAGGAAGACGGCAGTCGAGAGGTCCCAGGCGAGACCGGTTAG